The window CTTTTAACTAATAACACCATAGCGAGTGCCATCACACCCGTTGCAGCAGAAATCATTCCCGGTCCTCCGCCGACGAATGCAATAATGACGGCAATGCTGAACAAAGCGTATAAACCAGCCATGTCAGCCTGCCACTCTATACCAGAAACTAAGGTTGTGTCTATATCGATAAATTCGTATGTCAATGTCTAGAAAGTCAATAACAATCAAACGGTCGTTTGATTAGCCTTGCAACTGCAAAGAACATTGCATATACTTAAGTTAATCAAACAATCATTTGAATGAGGTGGGATTATGACGATAAAAGAAGTATGTGATGTGACAACGGTTCACGAGGAAATCGTAGAACGGGTGCAGCAAGCGTTGCCCGATATGGGGGCTGCGGTCAGAATTTTTAAGGCGTTGGCAGATGAAACTAGATTGAAAATTGCTTTTTCATTGACGCTTGAAGAAGAAATGTGTGTTTGTGATGTTGCGGCAG of the Sporosarcina sp. FSL K6-1508 genome contains:
- a CDS encoding ArsR/SmtB family transcription factor; translated protein: MTIKEVCDVTTVHEEIVERVQQALPDMGAAVRIFKALADETRLKIAFSLTLEEEMCVCDVAAVIGSSVATASHHLRYLREHALAKSKKKGKMVYYSLADDHIHQLVKVAHEHTIEGVEHGNG